The following proteins are encoded in a genomic region of Coffea eugenioides isolate CCC68of chromosome 6, Ceug_1.0, whole genome shotgun sequence:
- the LOC113775920 gene encoding probable protein kinase At2g41970, giving the protein MLCCGGAEEENVSGPPANQYTAPPRAGNPYGGGAGGGSERGEPKTGAVRSGAPQKALPIETPVLSLSVLNRLTDNFGTKALIGEGSYGRVFCAKLNNGQPAAIKKLDTSSSPEPDSDFAAQLSTVSRLKNEHFVGLIGYCLEGNNRILAYEYATMGSLHDVLHGRKGVQGAEPGPVLNWNQRVKIAYGAAKGLEYLHEKVQPSIVHRDVRSSNVLLFDDFMAKIADFNLGNQSSDTAARLHSTRVLGTFGYHAPEYAMTGQITQKSDVYSFGVVLLELLTGRKPVDHTMPKGQQSLVTWATPRLSEDKVKQCVDPKLNNDYPPKAIAKMAAVAALCVQYEADFRPNMTIVVKALQPLLNSKPAAPESQA; this is encoded by the exons ATGCTGTGTTGTGGAGGTGCAGAAGAGGAAAATGTCAGCGGGCCTCCTGCAAATCAATATACTGCTCCTCCCAGAGCTGGTAATCCTTACGGTGGCGGTGCAGGCGGAG GCAGTGAAAGAGGGGAGCCAAAGACTGGTGCAGTAAGAAGTGGAGCTCCTCAGAAAGCTTTACCTATTGAGACACCAGTTTTGTCTTTGAGTGTGCTGAACAGGCTGACCGACAATTTTGGAACGAAAGCTCTAATTGGAGAAGGTTCTTATGGCCGGGTTTTCTGTGCAAAACTGAATAATGGACAGCCAGCAGCAATTAAAAAGCTGGATACCAGCTCTTCACCAGAGCCAGACTCTGATTTTGCAGCCCAG TTATCAACAGTTTCAAGACTTAAAAATGAGCACTTTGTTGGCTTAATTGGTTATTGCCTCGAAGGAAATAACCGAATCTTGGCATACGAGTACGCAACAATGGGTTCATTACATGACGTATTACATG GTAGGAAAGGTGTACAGGGGGCTGAACCCGGTCCAGTTCTTAACTGGAATCAGAGAGTTAAGATTGCCTATGGGGCAGCCAAGGGCCTTGAATATCTACATGAAAAGGTTCAACCATCTATTGTTCATCGTGATGTCAGATCCAGCAATGTGCTACTGTTTGATGATTTTATGGCCAAAATTGCTGATTTCAACTTGGGAAATCAGTCTTCTGATACAGCAGCTCGGCTGCACTCAACAAGAGTCTTGGGTACATTTGGCTACCATGCTCCAGA ATATGCCATGACAGGGCAGATCACTCAAAAAAGTGATGTTTACAGTTTCGGAGTTGTTCTTCTAGAGCTTTTAACAGGAAGGAAGCCAGTAGACCACACTATGCCGAAAGGACAGCAGAGTTTGGTTACATGG GCAACTCCAAGATTGAGTGAAGACAAGGTGAAGCAGTGTGTGGATCCCAAGCTAAATAATGACTACCCGCCAAAGGCAATTGCTAAG ATGGCAGCTGTTGCGGCTCTCTGTGTTCAGTACGAGGCCGATTTTAGGCCAAATATGACAATTGTTGTCAAGGCATTGCAGCCACTTCTCAACTCAAAACCAGCAGCTCCAGAGTCTCAAGCATAA
- the LOC113775312 gene encoding E3 ubiquitin-protein ligase SINAT2-like translates to MAPGGGAFREDVDSIPKATNYDIAIVKAEKSSSSVKPKIGLSEKHGISSMNGVHELLQCPVCGSSMYPPIHQCPNGHTLCANCKVRVHNSCPTCRFDLGDIRCLALERVAESLELPCQYQGLGCHDIFPYYSKLKHEQNCRFRPYSCPYAGSECSITGDIPTLEAHLKDEHKVDMHDGCTFNHRYVKSNPHEVENATWMLTVFNCYGKQFCLHFEAFQIGMAPVYMAFLRFMGEDSEARKYSYALEVGAYGRKLTWQGVPRSIRDSHKKVRDSQDGLIIPRALALFFSGGDGQELKLRVTGRIWKEL, encoded by the exons ATGGCTCCTGGAGGTGGCGCTTTCAGAGAAGATGTTGACTCAATCCCAAAGGCCACAAATTATGACATTGCAATAGTCAAGGCAGAGAAAAGTAGCAGTTCAGTTAAACCTAAGATTGGCCTTAGTGAAAAGCATGGAATATCTTCAATGAATGGTGTGCATGAACTTCTTCAGTGTCCTGTTTGCGGAAGTTCGATGTACCCCCCAATTCATCAG TGCCCCAATGGACACACACTTTGTGCAAACTGCAAAGTTAGGGTCCATAACTCTTGCCCAACTTGCCGATTTGATCTTGGAGACATAAGATGTTTGGCCTTGGAAAGAGTGGCTGAATCATTAGAACTTCCTTGTCAGTACCAGGGTCTTGGCTGTCATGATATATTTCCATACTATAGTAAGCTCAAACATGAGCAGAATTGTCGATTCCGTCCATACAGTTGCCCTTATGCTGGGTCTGAGTGCTCCATAACTGGTGATATTCCAACACTGGAAGCACATCTTAAGGATGAGCACAAGGTTGACATGCATGATGGTTGTACATTCAACCATCGATATGTCAAATCCAATCCACATGAAGTTGAGAATGCAACATGGATGCTTACA GTCTTCAACTGTTATGGGAAGCAATTTTGCTTGCACTTTGAGGCTTTCCAGATTGGTATGGCGCCAGTCTACATGGCCTTCCTCCGATTCATGGGCGAGGATAGTGAGGCCAGAAAGTACAGCTACGCGTTGGAAGTTGGTGCTTATGGCCGTAAATTAACATGGCAAGGAGTTCCAAGGAGCATCCGCGACAGCCACAAGAAAGTTCGCGACAGTCAAGACGGACTAATCATTCCAAGGGCCTTGGCGCTCTTCTTCTCCGGTGGAGATGGGCAAGAGCTTAAGTTGAGGGTGACAGGGCGCATTTGGAAAGAACTCTGA
- the LOC113775419 gene encoding ubiquinone biosynthesis protein COQ4 homolog, mitochondrial, giving the protein MIEAARIRLNGWQRVAVALGSAAGALLDPRRADLIAALGETTGRPAFAKVLERMERSPEGRAVLKERPRVLSTEVGHAWDLPSNTFGAAYARFMGSRNFSPDDRPPVRFMETEELAYVAMRAREVHDFWHTLFGLPTNLIGESALKVIEFEQMLLPMCMMSVVGGTARFSEKQRRLFYQHYFPWALKAGLQCTDLMCVYYERHFHEDLEDVRRKWGIIPAPLPPRSDGV; this is encoded by the coding sequence ATGATAGAAGCTGCACGAATCCGGCTCAATGGGTGGCAGAGGGTTGCTGTAGCACTTGGTTCAGCAGCAGGGGCATTACTGGACCCACGAAGAGCAGATCTCATTGCTGCTTTGGGGGAAACAACAGGACGACCTGCTTTTGCAAAGGTGCTTGAAAGGATGGAGAGGAGTCCCGAAGGCAGAGCTGTATTGAAGGAGCGTCCACGTGTCCTTTCTACAGAAGTCGGTCATGCATGGGACCTACCATCTAACACATTTGGTGCTGCATATGCAAGATTCATGGGATCTAGAAATTTCTCTCCTGATGATCGGCCACCTGTGCGATTCATGGAGACCGAAGAGCTGGCTTATGTGGCAATGCGTGCTCGCGAGGTTCACGACTTCTGGCACACTCTATTTGGCCTCCCTACCAATTTAATTGGTGAATCAGCTCTTAAGGTGATAGAGTTTGAACAAATGCTACTTCCCATGTGTATGATGTCTGTTGTGGGAGGTACCGCTAGATTCAGCGAGAAGCAGAGAAGGTTGTTCTACCAACATTACTTTCCTTGGGCCCTAAAGGCTGGTTTGCAGTGCACAGATCTAATGTGTGTCTATTACGAAAGGCACTTTCATGAAGATTTGGAGGATGTTCGACGAAAGTGGGGAATAATTCCTGCACCTTTGCCGCCTAGATCGGATGGGGTCTAA